In one window of Phycisphaerales bacterium DNA:
- a CDS encoding ABC transporter substrate-binding protein codes for MRIVSLLPSATEILCLVGGGDLLVGRSHECDYPEGLDHLPVLTAARTAYAGGPGSVGAAADVDRQVRETLSDSSSLYELDTEMLESLRPDIILTQNLCDVCSIALPEVQAAARRIGEKTGTEPTVISLDPHTLEQVYDDCLTIGAAIGKEDGATHAVATLRERFYAAAEIVPSFAYAPVVGFLEWTDPLFIAGHWTVQLIERAGGRHPLNETIAKDDAGAAAGAMHSERVAGKSIAVPPEVFVATAPEALVIAPCGLNLEQTRHATAEIAGQDWFRSLPAVQNGKVALVDGNQYFNRPGPRLVDAFEWLVAWLHGREDRMPDGFAWERWKES; via the coding sequence ATGCGAATCGTCAGCCTGCTGCCCTCGGCCACCGAGATCCTCTGCCTGGTGGGCGGGGGCGACCTGCTGGTCGGCCGCAGCCACGAGTGCGACTATCCCGAGGGCCTGGACCACCTGCCCGTGCTGACCGCCGCCCGGACCGCCTACGCCGGTGGTCCAGGTTCCGTTGGGGCGGCGGCCGACGTCGATCGGCAGGTCCGCGAAACGCTGTCTGATTCGTCCTCGCTGTACGAGTTGGACACGGAGATGCTCGAGTCGCTGCGGCCCGACATCATCCTCACGCAAAACCTCTGCGACGTGTGCTCGATCGCCTTACCGGAAGTGCAGGCGGCGGCCCGGCGCATCGGCGAGAAGACGGGAACCGAGCCCACCGTCATCAGCCTCGACCCCCACACGCTCGAGCAGGTCTACGACGACTGCCTGACGATCGGTGCGGCCATCGGCAAGGAAGACGGAGCCACGCACGCCGTGGCCACGCTCCGTGAGCGCTTCTATGCAGCCGCGGAGATCGTGCCGAGCTTCGCGTATGCGCCTGTTGTTGGCTTCCTGGAGTGGACCGACCCGCTCTTCATCGCCGGCCACTGGACGGTGCAGCTCATCGAACGCGCCGGCGGGCGGCACCCCCTGAACGAGACCATCGCCAAGGACGACGCCGGCGCCGCGGCCGGCGCCATGCACAGCGAGCGCGTGGCGGGCAAGTCCATCGCCGTCCCGCCCGAGGTCTTCGTCGCCACCGCCCCCGAGGCGCTCGTGATCGCTCCGTGCGGACTCAACCTCGAGCAGACCCGCCACGCGACCGCCGAGATCGCCGGGCAGGACTGGTTCCGCTCGCTCCCCGCCGTCCAGAACGGCAAGGTCGCGCTCGTCGACGGCAACCAGTACTTCAACCGGCCGGGGCCGAGGCTGGTCGACGCGTTCGAGTGGCTGGTGGCGTGGTTGCATGGGCGGGAGGATCGGATGCCGGATGGGTTCGCCTGGGAGCGATGGAAAGAGTCTTGA
- a CDS encoding OPT/YSL family transporter — protein MSDTPDSRDPRQPGSPGQSGQTTAGVNPDAMADPPGPGASPPADHPPADPPEHSGGLFDPRYREVTVASIIFGLIVGAIMNAAITYAGLKIGFTIVGSAIAAVLGFGVLRGILRKGTILETNIGQTIASAVNTPNSGVIFTVPVLFLLGYDLSVKGLDFWLITLACVAGAVLGCAFIIPLRKQMIDIDRLRFPSPTGVAVILKSPGAGAKKSIVLVAGILLGALIYLPVGMPDLGGPGYGSIGWTLPAETLPPEALAAAGAPEGDTPPSDLTLRVDRDRNGEPDAILTNTAFDLGRLLGLPDQFQLVFAIAPFAIGAGFITGRAGLMVLAGGILAYFIINPLVYSMGWVPETVRAHEAPGYAFGAFNRPLGIGLLLGGALMGVVFALPAIKEAMKSIASASFGGKKGGSDELGLKVLVVSVLAALLLLFLAADFVGNKPVNLADPISEVELAGADAPADQPTTSYKGYTLAFAGQDTLDAWNAWTPEQRDQYMAANDLKPGWLAWMNPHLRALVIALVGAAWIWFAGIIIAQCTGMTDWSPISGMALLTVVLVLLLSGSGAVVGAVLLGAALCVAITCAADMMGDLKTGYLVGSQPKRQQIVELVSTGLGPIVCMLVLATIVAVNVKSTGIPIGPGTPTVAPQAQALQAVITGVQGGEMPYALYGFGALLGALLGLGAFPGLGVLVGLSMYLPFIYISTYGLGCLINMFVVKLKGKRWSEDWGVPFAAGLVVGEAILALMINLTVLAIG, from the coding sequence CGTCGGCGCGATCATGAACGCGGCCATCACGTACGCGGGCCTGAAGATCGGCTTCACGATCGTCGGCAGCGCCATCGCGGCGGTGCTGGGCTTCGGCGTCTTGCGCGGCATCCTCCGCAAGGGCACGATCCTGGAGACCAACATCGGCCAGACCATCGCCAGCGCGGTGAACACGCCCAACTCGGGCGTCATCTTCACCGTGCCGGTGCTCTTCCTGCTGGGCTACGACCTCTCGGTCAAGGGCCTGGACTTCTGGCTGATCACCCTGGCCTGCGTCGCGGGCGCCGTTCTCGGCTGCGCGTTCATCATCCCGCTGCGCAAGCAGATGATCGACATCGACCGCCTGCGATTCCCAAGCCCCACGGGCGTCGCGGTCATTCTCAAGAGCCCCGGCGCGGGAGCGAAGAAGTCCATCGTGCTCGTCGCGGGCATCCTGCTGGGGGCGCTGATCTACCTGCCCGTGGGCATGCCCGACCTTGGCGGGCCCGGCTACGGCAGCATCGGGTGGACGCTTCCGGCCGAGACATTGCCGCCCGAGGCGCTCGCCGCCGCGGGCGCGCCCGAAGGCGACACGCCGCCCAGCGACCTGACCCTGCGCGTCGACCGCGACCGCAACGGCGAGCCCGACGCGATCCTCACCAACACGGCATTCGACCTGGGCCGCCTGCTGGGCCTGCCCGACCAGTTCCAGCTCGTCTTCGCCATCGCGCCCTTCGCCATCGGGGCGGGGTTTATCACGGGCCGGGCGGGGCTGATGGTGCTGGCCGGGGGCATCCTGGCGTACTTCATCATCAATCCGCTGGTCTACTCGATGGGCTGGGTTCCCGAGACCGTCCGGGCCCACGAGGCCCCCGGGTACGCGTTCGGGGCGTTCAACCGGCCGCTGGGCATCGGCCTGCTGCTGGGCGGGGCGCTCATGGGCGTGGTCTTCGCCCTGCCGGCCATCAAGGAGGCCATGAAGAGCATCGCCAGCGCCAGCTTCGGCGGCAAGAAGGGCGGTTCGGACGAGCTGGGCCTGAAGGTCCTGGTCGTCAGCGTGCTCGCGGCGTTGCTGCTGCTGTTCCTTGCCGCCGACTTCGTGGGCAACAAACCCGTGAACCTGGCCGACCCCATCAGCGAGGTCGAGCTTGCCGGCGCGGATGCGCCCGCCGACCAGCCGACCACCAGCTACAAGGGCTACACGCTCGCGTTCGCCGGGCAGGACACGCTCGATGCGTGGAACGCCTGGACGCCCGAGCAGCGCGACCAGTACATGGCCGCCAACGACCTCAAGCCCGGCTGGCTGGCCTGGATGAACCCCCACCTTCGGGCCCTGGTCATCGCGCTTGTTGGCGCGGCGTGGATCTGGTTCGCCGGCATCATCATCGCCCAGTGCACGGGCATGACCGACTGGTCGCCCATCAGCGGCATGGCGTTGCTGACGGTCGTGCTCGTGCTGCTGCTGTCGGGCTCGGGCGCGGTCGTCGGGGCGGTGCTCCTCGGCGCGGCCCTGTGCGTGGCCATCACCTGCGCCGCCGACATGATGGGCGACTTGAAGACCGGCTACCTCGTGGGCAGCCAGCCCAAGCGCCAGCAGATCGTCGAGCTGGTCTCCACCGGCCTTGGCCCGATCGTGTGCATGCTGGTGCTGGCCACGATCGTCGCGGTGAACGTGAAGTCCACGGGCATCCCCATTGGCCCGGGCACCCCCACCGTCGCGCCCCAGGCCCAGGCGCTCCAGGCGGTCATCACCGGCGTGCAGGGCGGCGAGATGCCCTACGCCCTCTACGGCTTCGGGGCCCTGCTGGGCGCACTGCTGGGCCTGGGCGCGTTCCCCGGCCTGGGCGTGCTGGTCGGCCTGAGCATGTACCTGCCGTTCATCTACATCAGCACGTACGGCCTTGGCTGCCTGATCAACATGTTCGTCGTTAAGCTCAAGGGCAAGCGGTGGAGCGAGGACTGGGGCGTGCCGTTCGCCGCCGGCCTGGTCGTGGGCGAGGCCATCCTCGCGCTGATGATCAACCTCACCGTCCTGGCGATCGGCTAA